AACATCCCAGATTTTGGGCAGCGTTTGTGCCTTCTGGTAATTGGACACCTTTGAGAGAAAAGTAATCAGTTTTCAGATCCCCTACTTTTTGAAAAAGTCGGGGATCTCATTTCCCTACACCCTTACACGCCATCTTCAGCACTCCTTTTCCCAATTAGTACCACTGACTACGGACAAAATAACCTGACAGATGATAACCATGAATTAGGTTAAACTTTGCCCACCTAACTGATGATGTTAAAAGTTTCAAAAGTTAAAAGGAGGGATGATCAGAAGTTCGGTATCGTATTGCTGGAAGCCGGCTATGTAATCATAAAGCCATGAATAAACAGGTAGAAATTCTATCAGATCAGTCTGCGCTGGTAGCGCGATCGCTGGAATTAATTTTATCGAAGTTGGAAACTGCCATTGCACAACGGGGGCAATTTACCATTGCCTTATCTGGTGGGAGTACACCTAAGCCTTTATATGAAGCGATCGCTGCTAAAGATTTGCCTTGGGATAAAATTCACGTTTTTTGGGGAGATGAGCGCTACGTTCCCCCAGATCACCCCGATAGCAATGAATTAATGGCGCGGCGTGCATGGCTAGATCGGGTTGATATTCCCGCCGCCAATATTCACGCTATGCCAACTTTAGACGCTGATCCAGCCTTATCTGCTGCCAAGCATGAGCAGGATTTACAAGAATTTTTTCATACTGCTCCTGGTGAATTCCCGGCGTTGGATGTCATATTGCTGGGTATGGGTGATGATGCCCATACGGCATCTTTATTTCCCCACACAGATGCACTAAAAGTGAGCGATCGCTTGATTACTGTGGGTAACAAAGACGGGAATCCCCGCATCACCTTTACTTACCCCTTTATCAACGCCGCCCGCAGCGTGATTTTTGTAGTGGCTGGCGCTAATAAACGTCCAGCTTTAGCCAAAGTATTTGCACCAGAAGCCGATGACTTTAGCTACCCATCTCGCTTAATTCGTCCGCAAGGGGAACTTTGGTGGCTCCTCGATTCAGCCGCTGGGGCGGAATTGCCGAATTAAAGTCAAAAGGTAAAAGTAAAAAGGTAAAAGACTCTATTCTTTTTACTTTTGTCCTTCGGATTCGGCAGTTGCTTCAAGTCGGGAAACCCGCCCAACGCACTGCCTCACCTTTCTACTTTTAACTTCCTAAAGAGTAGTTGTTAAAATCGAAAGCTAGA
This window of the Nostoc sp. HK-01 genome carries:
- a CDS encoding 6-phosphogluconolactonase, whose protein sequence is MNKQVEILSDQSALVARSLELILSKLETAIAQRGQFTIALSGGSTPKPLYEAIAAKDLPWDKIHVFWGDERYVPPDHPDSNELMARRAWLDRVDIPAANIHAMPTLDADPALSAAKHEQDLQEFFHTAPGEFPALDVILLGMGDDAHTASLFPHTDALKVSDRLITVGNKDGNPRITFTYPFINAARSVIFVVAGANKRPALAKVFAPEADDFSYPSRLIRPQGELWWLLDSAAGAELPN